Proteins encoded by one window of Anaerolineales bacterium:
- a CDS encoding NAD(P)-binding domain-containing protein, whose product MSEQIDTVIIGAGQFGLAVSYCLTQHKHPHVILEKDRIGEAWRSGKWDSFTLVSPNWTLQLPGFPYQGDEPDGYLTREGVLHYLEEYASLFNPPVRTGITVTSIHDDAGEFIIEADAATYRAANVVVATGAFPKPRIPAYASQIASHIHQIHTSQYRNPTSLPDGAILVVGSGQSGCQIAEELYKSGRTVYLCTSKVGRIPRRYRGKDAFWWVNALGMFDQTVNTLTSPSKRFDPNPQLTGKDGGRSLNLHRFASDGVTLLGHLQGADGTTLAIAGDLMENLAVSDKAEAQFKKAVDTYIDQNNLQAVQDQFTPDLLTRYDSEVITELDLDKVGIRTILWAGGYRCDFSWIKYPIFDAFGYPIHQRGITEHPGLYFIGLMWLHKSKSNLFWGVAEDAEYIAEHLVKRTS is encoded by the coding sequence ATGTCCGAACAGATCGACACTGTGATCATAGGAGCAGGGCAATTTGGATTGGCAGTTAGCTACTGTCTGACACAGCACAAACATCCACATGTTATCCTCGAAAAAGATCGTATTGGGGAAGCATGGCGTAGCGGGAAGTGGGATTCATTCACGCTTGTCAGCCCCAATTGGACGTTGCAACTTCCTGGTTTTCCTTATCAAGGTGATGAGCCTGATGGCTATCTCACTCGTGAGGGAGTTCTACACTACCTTGAGGAGTATGCGAGTCTGTTTAACCCACCAGTGCGAACAGGTATCACCGTAACCAGTATCCATGATGATGCTGGTGAATTCATAATTGAAGCCGATGCAGCCACCTACCGAGCAGCAAATGTTGTGGTCGCCACAGGTGCTTTTCCCAAACCTCGTATTCCTGCCTATGCCTCACAGATTGCATCCCATATTCACCAAATCCATACTAGCCAATACCGCAATCCAACATCGCTGCCGGACGGCGCAATCCTGGTTGTGGGCAGCGGGCAGTCTGGCTGCCAGATTGCCGAGGAACTTTACAAAAGTGGGCGCACTGTCTATCTTTGCACCAGCAAAGTGGGAAGAATTCCACGCCGTTATCGTGGTAAAGACGCGTTCTGGTGGGTTAATGCTCTAGGAATGTTTGATCAGACAGTGAACACCCTCACTTCACCGTCTAAGCGCTTTGATCCTAATCCTCAGTTAACAGGGAAAGATGGGGGACGATCCCTGAATCTGCATCGATTTGCATCAGATGGTGTGACCCTCTTGGGTCACTTACAAGGGGCGGATGGAACAACATTAGCGATTGCCGGAGATTTAATGGAAAACCTTGCCGTCTCTGATAAAGCAGAAGCGCAGTTCAAGAAGGCAGTCGATACCTATATCGATCAGAACAATCTGCAAGCAGTGCAAGACCAATTTACCCCGGATTTGCTCACACGCTATGACTCCGAGGTAATTACTGAGCTAGATTTAGATAAGGTAGGCATCAGAACCATCCTATGGGCAGGTGGGTATCGCTGTGACTTTAGCTGGATCAAGTACCCTATTTTCGATGCCTTTGGTTATCCAATCCACCAGCGGGGAATTACAGAACACCCCGGATTATACTTCATTGGGCTGATGTGGCTGCATAAGTCCAAGTCGAACCTATTTTGGGGCGTGGCAGAAGATGCCGAGTACATTGCCGAGCATCTGGTCAAGCGTACTTCGTGA
- a CDS encoding aquaporin, with protein MRNTLIGQGIAEFIGTFMLIFVGAGAVTVFSRGGIDAALVVAALAHGLILIAIIATFGSISGAAVNPAITFGLLLGGKINGLKALVFWAAQFAGGILGAFVITLAIPDIARVNGVQQIGQTVPTANITTLQILLIEGLLTFFLTSTVYQTAIYGRGPVPAGVAIGFTLAACILLGGAITGASLNPARTLGPGLISGDMNQIGIYLAAQFIGGAVAGVLHGYIFGFSSGK; from the coding sequence GTGAGAAATACACTGATCGGTCAGGGCATTGCCGAGTTCATTGGCACATTTATGCTCATTTTTGTTGGGGCGGGGGCAGTGACGGTCTTTTCGAGAGGAGGGATCGATGCAGCCCTCGTTGTTGCGGCGTTAGCACATGGGCTGATCCTGATTGCCATCATCGCCACTTTTGGCAGTATTTCCGGCGCGGCGGTCAATCCGGCGATCACCTTTGGGCTGCTGCTCGGCGGGAAAATCAACGGATTGAAGGCACTTGTTTTTTGGGCAGCGCAGTTTGCCGGGGGTATTTTGGGGGCATTTGTAATCACCCTAGCGATCCCTGACATTGCCCGCGTAAACGGTGTTCAGCAGATTGGGCAAACCGTTCCCACCGCCAATATCACAACGCTCCAAATTCTCCTCATCGAAGGATTATTAACCTTCTTCCTCACCAGCACTGTTTACCAAACGGCAATCTACGGGCGCGGACCCGTCCCGGCAGGGGTTGCCATCGGGTTTACATTGGCAGCGTGTATCCTCCTCGGCGGAGCGATTACTGGCGCTTCGCTCAATCCGGCACGGACACTCGGACCTGGATTGATCAGCGGCGATATGAATCAGATTGGCATTTATCTGGCAGCACAGTTCATTGGTGGCGCAGTGGCGGGTGTGCTGCATGGGTACATCTTTGGTTTTAGCAGCGGGAAGTAA
- a CDS encoding type II toxin-antitoxin system death-on-curing family toxin: protein MNSEIAETIRYLSAAEVVAINEAVTGGAGLRDLRLFDSALRRPALVLFGEVQFPTLIDKAAAYMESFAYHHLFFDGNKRTAVQAVALFLRHNGRTFHYEAGRDQPFVLEIAQGWHDKAAIAAWLAQRVD from the coding sequence ATGAACTCCGAGATCGCTGAGACGATTCGCTACCTAAGCGCGGCAGAGGTCGTCGCTATCAATGAGGCGGTGACGGGCGGGGCGGGCTTGCGTGATTTGCGTTTGTTTGATTCGGCACTTCGTCGTCCGGCGCTTGTCTTGTTTGGGGAGGTTCAATTTCCAACGCTCATCGATAAAGCCGCCGCCTATATGGAATCCTTCGCCTACCACCACCTCTTTTTTGATGGGAACAAGCGGACGGCAGTACAAGCAGTAGCGCTTTTTCTTCGTCACAACGGGCGGACGTTTCACTATGAGGCAGGGCGCGATCAGCCTTTTGTGTTAGAGATTGCACAAGGCTGGCACGATAAAGCGGCAATTGCGGCGTGGTTGGCGCAGCGCGTGGACTGA
- a CDS encoding type III pantothenate kinase, whose product MPLPSTLLAIDIGNTNVTMGLWQDGTWRHDWRVRTVHNKMPDEYAALVRSFLRDSDLTFADIRRVVIASVVPPLTLAFTELSERYMHLEPLVVTVKIPLGIGVDVDSPEQVGADRLVNAAAAHILYGGSVIVIDFGTATTFDVLTEGRYIGGSIAPGIGIALDALVGKTSQLYKVTLEPPPSAIGRNTTHAIQSGLFLGYVDMIDGLTRRIRAAFPAGAGAKVVATGGLAALVSKYSTMIEIVAPQLTLDGLRIIAELNES is encoded by the coding sequence ATGCCCCTCCCCTCAACCCTTCTTGCTATTGATATTGGGAATACGAACGTCACGATGGGGCTGTGGCAAGATGGCACATGGCGACATGATTGGCGAGTGCGCACCGTCCACAACAAAATGCCCGATGAATATGCTGCCCTTGTCCGCAGTTTTTTGCGGGATTCTGACCTCACCTTTGCCGATATTCGGCGGGTTGTAATCGCCAGCGTCGTCCCACCACTGACGCTTGCCTTCACCGAACTTTCAGAACGCTACATGCACCTTGAACCATTGGTGGTGACTGTGAAAATCCCCTTAGGAATCGGCGTTGATGTGGACAGCCCTGAACAGGTTGGTGCGGATCGCTTGGTCAATGCGGCGGCGGCGCACATTCTCTATGGTGGATCGGTGATTGTCATTGATTTTGGGACAGCAACCACCTTTGATGTCCTCACAGAGGGACGCTATATTGGGGGGAGCATTGCGCCAGGAATTGGCATTGCTCTGGATGCTCTGGTGGGCAAAACCTCCCAACTCTACAAAGTGACGCTCGAACCACCACCCTCCGCCATCGGACGAAACACAACACATGCCATTCAAAGTGGGCTGTTCCTCGGTTATGTCGATATGATTGATGGACTCACGCGGCGGATTCGGGCAGCATTTCCCGCTGGCGCAGGGGCAAAGGTGGTTGCTACAGGCGGTTTGGCTGCGCTCGTCAGCAAATATTCGACGATGATTGAGATCGTCGCTCCCCAACTGACTCTTGATGGGCTACGCATTATTGCTGAATTGAACGAATCGTGA
- a CDS encoding type II toxin-antitoxin system death-on-curing family toxin — MRYLTLSEAIYINGRVLANPQIMSGKQGVRDVILLDAAVMRPASSAFGADAYPTLREKVAALFHSIVRNHPFADGNKRTATVVSIFMFAVNGERIVWNQVEALPYILAAAQHQREIADLAAWFPLTPCPPAGEPDAEADMRHIDQICLEQEWLLNELRDR; from the coding sequence ATGCGTTACCTAACACTCTCTGAAGCCATTTATATCAATGGGCGGGTGCTGGCGAATCCCCAAATTATGAGCGGCAAACAAGGCGTGCGCGATGTGATCTTGCTAGATGCGGCGGTAATGCGTCCAGCATCTAGCGCGTTTGGGGCGGACGCCTACCCCACCCTGCGGGAAAAAGTGGCTGCCCTTTTTCATTCCATCGTGCGCAACCATCCCTTTGCCGATGGCAATAAACGGACGGCAACCGTCGTCTCTATTTTTATGTTTGCGGTGAATGGTGAGCGCATCGTGTGGAATCAAGTTGAGGCGCTGCCTTATATCCTTGCCGCCGCCCAACATCAACGGGAGATCGCTGATCTTGCCGCGTGGTTTCCGCTGACACCCTGTCCACCGGCAGGCGAACCCGATGCCGAGGCAGACATGCGGCATATTGACCAGATTTGCCTTGAACAGGAATGGCTGCTCAATGAACTCCGAGATCGCTGA
- a CDS encoding M23 family metallopeptidase — MARRFWFACLLLVFVLPSFTSGAQTPPPGKPFSLPFTTPPGVTTWLLSQPYGNTIGAFNYGRYWYAGGRNLHFGIDFWTPCGTPVVAIGDGEVDQVDNFSFGLDPHNLTIFHRDLGITSVYGHLNAKPDLTRGQAVRKGQVIAYSGDPDSTCVSRPHLHLEVRSGNYQIAHNPVNYIEADWVALSNLGYQGFGGFTQDLLFPRRWQTFLDQPDVDFNETPLNEYRYPNPPLTRVAPSPYTPPAFNAKPFSESPAIFRQVTQGGCCAHARWTADSSAITFYDGVDGQLANLIAVNVTGDTTPRPIKDGRYRQTSPDGTLELVYITERTSMIRLADKQETPLATGGAIPAFSPSGSRLLWQRFPADNIPGGIPPLTEVWISRSDGEGRTLLRTQNGGSVAWLDDERLLVIEPIERTNRRTLNVFTLATKKMEAIITIRDLRSVQIAPGGAVLLFYAPFQDDANASGVYGIAARGGAPAVKLPFIGSYRWRDSETVLFLPYEGENQGVLMAFSVTTGIVRALTNPAVKRIRVLNDQWTVSPDGGRVVYWNADDSALWVITLP; from the coding sequence ATGGCTCGTCGTTTTTGGTTCGCCTGTCTCCTCCTCGTCTTCGTCTTGCCATCGTTTACCAGTGGGGCGCAAACGCCCCCGCCGGGGAAACCCTTCAGCCTACCTTTTACCACCCCGCCAGGGGTCACGACATGGCTGCTGAGCCAACCCTATGGAAACACGATTGGGGCGTTCAATTATGGGCGTTACTGGTACGCTGGCGGGCGCAACCTCCATTTTGGGATCGATTTCTGGACGCCTTGCGGAACACCCGTCGTCGCCATTGGCGATGGGGAGGTCGATCAGGTTGATAATTTCAGTTTTGGCTTAGACCCCCACAACCTGACGATTTTTCACCGTGATCTGGGAATCACTTCTGTCTATGGACATCTGAACGCCAAACCTGATCTCACTCGTGGGCAGGCAGTGCGCAAAGGGCAAGTGATCGCCTATTCCGGCGATCCTGACAGCACCTGTGTCTCTCGCCCACATCTCCACCTTGAGGTGCGCAGCGGAAATTATCAGATTGCCCATAATCCGGTGAACTATATTGAAGCAGATTGGGTGGCGCTCTCTAATTTGGGTTATCAGGGGTTTGGCGGGTTTACTCAAGATTTGCTCTTTCCCCGCCGCTGGCAAACCTTCCTTGATCAGCCCGATGTCGATTTCAACGAAACGCCGCTGAACGAATACCGCTACCCGAATCCGCCACTTACCCGTGTTGCCCCCTCACCATACACCCCGCCAGCCTTCAATGCCAAACCCTTCAGCGAAAGCCCTGCCATCTTTCGGCAAGTGACACAAGGGGGCTGCTGCGCCCATGCGCGGTGGACGGCGGATAGCTCCGCCATAACCTTCTACGATGGGGTGGACGGCCAACTGGCAAACCTGATCGCCGTCAATGTGACAGGGGACACCACACCACGCCCAATCAAGGACGGGCGCTACCGCCAAACCTCGCCCGATGGAACACTCGAACTTGTCTACATCACTGAACGGACAAGCATGATCCGCCTTGCCGATAAGCAAGAAACGCCGCTTGCCACAGGCGGGGCGATTCCAGCTTTTTCGCCATCGGGCAGCCGCTTGCTCTGGCAGCGTTTCCCCGCCGATAACATTCCCGGTGGGATTCCACCGCTCACCGAGGTGTGGATCAGCCGTTCTGATGGTGAAGGGCGCACCCTTTTACGCACGCAAAACGGCGGCAGCGTAGCCTGGTTAGACGATGAGCGCCTGTTGGTGATTGAGCCGATAGAGCGCACGAACCGGCGCACCTTGAACGTGTTCACCCTTGCCACCAAAAAGATGGAAGCGATCATCACCATCCGCGATTTACGCAGTGTGCAGATTGCCCCCGGTGGCGCTGTCTTGCTCTTTTATGCACCCTTCCAAGACGACGCCAACGCCAGCGGCGTGTATGGCATAGCCGCGCGAGGGGGGGCGCCAGCCGTGAAACTTCCCTTTATTGGGTCATACCGCTGGCGGGACAGCGAAACCGTCTTGTTTTTGCCCTATGAAGGGGAAAATCAGGGAGTCTTGATGGCATTCAGCGTCACGACGGGAATTGTTCGGGCGCTGACAAACCCCGCCGTGAAACGGATTCGTGTCTTGAATGATCAGTGGACGGTTTCTCCTGATGGGGGAAGGGTGGTCTATTGGAATGCCGACGATTCGGCGCTGTGGGTGATCACACTGCCGTAG
- a CDS encoding pilus assembly protein has product MLYLPREEGQGLVEYALILVLVAIVVIIILALLGPAIANVFSNIVRAL; this is encoded by the coding sequence ATGTTGTATCTTCCTCGTGAAGAAGGTCAGGGTCTCGTCGAATACGCCCTCATCCTCGTGTTGGTCGCCATCGTTGTGATCATCATCTTGGCGCTGTTGGGTCCGGCGATTGCTAACGTGTTCTCGAACATCGTTCGCGCCCTCTAA